In Parasegetibacter sp. NRK P23, the sequence AAGGCATCAGGCAAACCGTTTACTCCGACAAACACAAAGACTTTTTCTTTTTTCATAACGGCATAACCGCCATTTGCAACAAAATGGAACGGCAGAACGGGACACTGAAACTTCATGGGCTAAGCGTTGTGAACGGCTGTCAATCATTGAACACTATTTTAAGTTGCAGCGAAAAGGTCAAGGTGCTGGAAGATACATTTGTGTTGTTTCGGTTCTATGAAATACCGCAACGAGACCGTGCCGACCGAATAAGCATCAACACAAACTCACAAAGCGCAGTCAAACCAAGAGATTTGCGGAGCAACGATAAGCGAGTATTGAACTTAAAAAAACAGTTTGAGTTAAAGTATGCACAAGGCTATTTCATTACCAAACGTGGTGAGACTGCTCCTGCAACGAAAGACAAACGATTTGTACTTGACCTTTCAGACCTTGGAAAGTTTCTCATTGCTTGGCATTCTCAACGACCCAATATCTCTTACAGCGAAACAAAGATTTTTGATAAATACTTTGAGCAGCTTTTCAAACGGGAGTACAAATCAGAGAACGCACAAGCCTTGAACACTTGGTATCATGAAATTCTAAAAACTTGGAGCAAGGAAAACCCTTTGGGATTAAACGAAACCTTGCTTGCCATGAAAGCTTATGCGCCATATCATCATCTTTATGCGGTTTCCATGTGCTTTGCCATCGCTAACAATCAAGCGGAGCGAGTACCTTTCCCAAGTAAGTGCTTAGATAAAGCGGCGCAGGACAACATGGTAGGTGAAATAATTAAGATTGCCGGCGTTAGTTTGAACATGGCACTTGAAGCCGCTGCCAACGAGCCACAGCCACAGAATAGAGTTTTTAGCCCGCAGAACTGGATTAAAGCAAAAAGCTGTTTAGCGGGTATCAACGGAGCAATCAGAAATTATTTCAGCATGTTGCCACTTATGCCCGGTGGAACAGAAATTAAAAACCGTTTGAATAAAACATTGAAACTACAACCAGAGGACTTTGAATATAGGTGGGCGGCAGACTGACGACACAATGCACATGCCTACAACAATAG encodes:
- a CDS encoding AIPR family protein gives rise to the protein MLEQIKEDIKAPYFQDNFPNDGQRFVAWYLRNVHLRDMIETKDDITDGADDKQIDAIVIDDDKSTIFIVQGKFIGGSSVDGEPLREVLSSWVQLRDLVRLQEFANGKLKRKLSEVARALEDEYEISFELITTGELTQAAKNDLATFQQQLAQLSERDDIICTIAVIDSDEIRRRYDLALEKENPSINHTIDLSAGHFMCETLAGTQVAIGALPLKECIKIPGIKDGTLFQKNVRQSLGLSNAVNKGIRQTVYSDKHKDFFFFHNGITAICNKMERQNGTLKLHGLSVVNGCQSLNTILSCSEKVKVLEDTFVLFRFYEIPQRDRADRISINTNSQSAVKPRDLRSNDKRVLNLKKQFELKYAQGYFITKRGETAPATKDKRFVLDLSDLGKFLIAWHSQRPNISYSETKIFDKYFEQLFKREYKSENAQALNTWYHEILKTWSKENPLGLNETLLAMKAYAPYHHLYAVSMCFAIANNQAERVPFPSKCLDKAAQDNMVGEIIKIAGVSLNMALEAAANEPQPQNRVFSPQNWIKAKSCLAGINGAIRNYFSMLPLMPGGTEIKNRLNKTLKLQPEDFEYRWAAD